The following proteins are encoded in a genomic region of Nicotiana sylvestris chromosome 4, ASM39365v2, whole genome shotgun sequence:
- the LOC104233475 gene encoding uncharacterized protein, which produces MSNSAASLFTSLTTPSKLLVQCSSSPLPSSTNFGKWSFRIRASSSSAAAPGVDLSTLQTAISKKDSNAVKEALDQLVEVGWARKWSSQPYVSRRTTSLRELTTLGIKNAENLAIPSVRNDAAFLFTVVGTTGFLGVLAGQLPGDWGFFVPYLIGSISLVVLGIGSTSPGLLQAAIDGFSSFFPDYQERIARHEAAHFLVAYLIGLPILGYSLDIGKEHVNLIDERLEKLIYSGQLDSKELDRLAVVAMAGLAAEGLKYDKVIGQSADLFTLQRFLNRSKPSLSKDQQQNLTRWAVLFAGSLLKNNSKLHEALITAMANKASVTECIEAIEKAA; this is translated from the exons atgtcGAATTCTGCAGCATCTCTCTTCACTTCTCTTACGACGCCGTCCAAGTTGTTGGTACAATGTAGTAGCAGTCCACTTCCTTCTTCCACAAATTTTGGAAAATGGAGCTTCAGAATTCGAGCTTCCTCCTCCTCAGCCGCTGCTCCTGGTGTTGATTTGTCCACCCTCCAAACCGCCATTTCTAAG AAAGATAGTAATGCTGTCAAAGAGGCACTTGATCAGCTAGTTGAAGTTGGTTGGGCCAGAAAGTGGAGTTCTCAACCATATGTGTCACGACGCACG ACATCTCTTAGAGAGCTGACAACTCTCGGAATAAAGAATGCTGAGAACCTTGCAATCCCAAGTGTCAGAAATGAT GCAGCTTTTCTATTTACAGTGGTAGGCACAACAGGGTTTTTGGGCGTTCTTGCTGGCCAACTTCCTGGG GATTGGGGTTTCTTTGTTCCGTACTTGATAGGAAGCATATCTTTAGTAGTTTTGGGGATTGGAAGTACTTCCCCAGG GCTCCTTCAGGCTGCCATTGAtggattttcatcattttttcctGATTATCAGGAGAGAATTGCCAGGCACGAAGCAGCACATTTCTTAG TTGCCTACCTAATTGGTCTTCCCATCCTTGGGTATTCACTGGATATTGGGAAAGAGCATGTCAATTTAATTGATGAAAGGCTGGAAAAGCTGATCTATAGCGGGCAGCTTGATTCAAAAGAGCTAGACAG GCTGGCAGTGGTAGCGATGGCCGGACTGGCAGCAGAAGGGCTGAAGTATGATAAAGTTATTGGTCAATCAGCTGACCTTTTCACTCTTCAG AGATTTCTAAACAGGAGCAAGCCGTCGCTTAGCAAAGACCAACAACAAAACCTTACAAGATGGGCG GTTCTGTTTGCTGGTTCACTACTGAAAAATAATAGCAAGCTTCACGAGGCCTTAATAACGGCAATGGCAAACAAGGCATCGGTCACAGAATGCATAGAAGCAATTGAGAAGGCAGCTTGA